From Streptomyces fungicidicus, one genomic window encodes:
- a CDS encoding NUDIX hydrolase → MPAEPVPAVEDSYEGGLRRVARVVLLDPRDRILLLHGHEPDDPADDWWFTPGGGVEGDETREQAALRELVEETGITEVELGPVLWRRRCSFPFAGRRWDQDEWYYLARTTQTATAATALTELERRSVAGARWWTCPELAGAHETVYPTRLAGLLRTLLDEGPPAAPVILDTEIVR, encoded by the coding sequence GTGCCCGCTGAGCCCGTGCCGGCGGTGGAGGACTCCTACGAGGGCGGGCTGCGCAGGGTCGCCCGGGTCGTCCTGCTCGACCCGCGGGACCGCATCCTCCTGCTGCACGGCCACGAGCCGGACGACCCGGCGGACGACTGGTGGTTCACGCCCGGCGGCGGCGTGGAGGGCGACGAGACCCGGGAACAGGCCGCGCTGCGGGAACTCGTCGAGGAGACCGGCATCACCGAGGTCGAGCTCGGGCCCGTGCTGTGGCGGCGAAGGTGCTCCTTCCCGTTCGCCGGGCGCCGCTGGGACCAGGACGAGTGGTACTACCTCGCCCGCACCACCCAGACCGCGACCGCGGCCACGGCCCTGACCGAGCTGGAGCGCCGCAGCGTCGCCGGAGCGCGCTGGTGGACGTGTCCGGAACTCGCCGGGGCGCATGAGACGGTGTACCCGACCAGACTCGCCGGGCTGCTGCGCACACTGCTCGACGAAGGTCCCCCGGCCGCGCCCGTGATCCTGGACACCGAAATCGTCCGGTGA
- the rplS gene encoding 50S ribosomal protein L19, producing the protein MSHLLDSVDSASLRSDVPAFRPGDTVNVHVRVIEGNRSRVQQFKGVVIRRQGAGVRETFTVRKVSFSVGVERTFPVHTPIVEKIELVTRGDVRRAKLYYLRELRGKAAKIKEKREN; encoded by the coding sequence ATGTCTCACCTGCTCGACTCCGTCGACTCCGCGTCGCTGCGCAGCGACGTCCCCGCCTTCCGCCCCGGCGACACCGTCAACGTCCACGTGCGCGTCATCGAGGGCAACCGCTCCCGTGTGCAGCAGTTCAAGGGCGTGGTGATCCGTCGCCAGGGCGCCGGCGTGCGCGAGACCTTCACGGTCCGCAAGGTCTCCTTCTCCGTCGGCGTCGAGCGCACCTTCCCGGTGCACACCCCGATCGTGGAGAAGATCGAGCTCGTCACCAGGGGTGACGTCCGCCGCGCCAAGCTGTACTACCTGCGCGAGCTGCGCGGCAAGGCCGCGAAGATCAAGGAGAAGCGCGAGAACTGA
- a CDS encoding YraN family protein, translating to MTVGAGGGADMNAQRARGALGRYGETLAARRLTEAGMTVLQRNWRCGRTGEIDIVARDGDALVVCEVKTRRAGAFQHPMEAVTPAKADRLRGLAQHWLQEHGGAPPGGVRIDLVGVLLPSRGAPVVEHVRGVA from the coding sequence GTGACGGTGGGCGCCGGAGGTGGTGCCGACATGAACGCACAACGGGCACGCGGCGCGCTGGGCAGGTACGGCGAGACACTGGCCGCACGGCGGCTGACCGAGGCCGGCATGACGGTGCTGCAGCGCAACTGGCGCTGCGGCAGGACCGGCGAGATCGACATCGTCGCCAGGGACGGGGACGCCCTGGTCGTCTGCGAGGTGAAGACCCGCAGGGCGGGAGCCTTCCAGCACCCCATGGAGGCGGTCACGCCCGCCAAGGCGGACCGGCTGCGGGGGCTGGCGCAACACTGGCTCCAGGAACACGGCGGAGCACCGCCCGGCGGGGTCCGCATCGACCTGGTCGGGGTGCTCCTGCCGTCCCGCGGCGCACCCGTCGTCGAGCACGTCCGCGGGGTGGCCTGA
- the lepB gene encoding signal peptidase I — protein MDTEAQPTERDRSLPPAEPENTSGSAGPEGRSRSALKPRVTRWLPGGRIILTLLLCLLFLLALNTFVARPFQIPSGSMEQGLRVGDRVLVNKLAYPFGDGPRRGDVIVFDGTGYFGEADYIKRVVGVGGDHVVCCDGEGRIRVNGRSVDESGFLFPGDSPSTVRFDVVVPDGRLFVLGDHRGASSDSRDHLGSPGGGMIPVDHVIGRADGIVWPFGHATRLHRPDAYARVPAPGKDTAEGGHG, from the coding sequence ATGGACACCGAAGCACAGCCGACGGAGCGCGACCGCTCCCTCCCCCCGGCGGAACCCGAGAACACCTCGGGTTCCGCGGGTCCGGAGGGACGGTCGCGTTCCGCGTTGAAGCCACGCGTCACGCGGTGGCTCCCGGGCGGGCGCATTATTCTGACCCTGCTGCTCTGCCTTCTGTTCCTGCTGGCCCTGAACACGTTCGTGGCGCGGCCGTTCCAGATCCCCAGCGGATCGATGGAACAGGGATTGAGGGTCGGGGACCGCGTGCTCGTAAATAAGTTGGCGTACCCCTTCGGCGACGGGCCGCGCCGCGGCGACGTGATTGTGTTCGACGGCACCGGGTATTTCGGTGAGGCCGATTACATCAAGCGGGTCGTCGGGGTGGGCGGAGACCACGTGGTCTGCTGTGACGGGGAGGGGAGGATCCGGGTGAACGGCCGGTCGGTCGACGAGTCGGGCTTCCTGTTCCCCGGCGACAGCCCCTCCACGGTGAGGTTCGACGTCGTCGTGCCCGACGGACGCCTCTTCGTGCTCGGTGACCACCGCGGCGCCTCCAGCGACTCCCGCGACCACCTCGGCTCGCCCGGCGGCGGCATGATCCCCGTCGACCACGTCATCGGCCGCGCCGACGGGATCGTGTGGCCCTTCGGCCACGCCACCCGGCTGCACCGGCCCGACGCCTACGCGCGCGTGCCCGCCCCCGGGAAGGACACGGCGGAGGGCGGCCATGGGTAA
- the trmD gene encoding tRNA (guanosine(37)-N1)-methyltransferase TrmD — translation MRLDVVTIFPEYLEPLNVSLVGKARARGQLNVHVHDLRSWTHDRHHTVDDTPYGGGPGMVMKTEPWGDALDSVLADGYETGSGAPALIVPTPSGRPFTQELAVHLSARPWLIFTPARYEGIDRRVIDEYATRMPVYEVSIGDYVLAGGEAAVLVVTEAVARLLPGVLGNAESHRDDSFAPGVMANLLEGPVYTKPPRWRDREIPDVLLSGHHGKIARWRRDEALRRTTASRPDLIERCDPGAFDKKDREMLSILGWEPDPDGKPYGRFWRRTDGVEE, via the coding sequence ATGCGGCTCGACGTCGTCACGATCTTCCCCGAGTACCTGGAACCGCTGAACGTCTCCCTCGTCGGCAAGGCCCGCGCGCGCGGACAGCTGAACGTGCACGTGCACGACCTGCGCTCCTGGACCCACGACCGTCACCACACCGTCGACGACACCCCGTACGGCGGCGGCCCCGGCATGGTCATGAAGACCGAGCCGTGGGGGGACGCGCTGGACTCGGTCCTCGCGGACGGCTACGAGACCGGCTCCGGCGCACCGGCCCTGATCGTCCCCACCCCCAGCGGCCGTCCCTTCACCCAGGAACTGGCGGTCCATCTCTCCGCACGCCCCTGGCTGATCTTCACCCCGGCCCGCTACGAGGGCATCGACCGCCGTGTGATCGACGAGTACGCCACCCGGATGCCCGTGTACGAGGTGTCCATCGGCGACTACGTCCTGGCCGGCGGCGAGGCGGCCGTCCTCGTCGTCACCGAGGCCGTCGCCCGGCTGCTGCCCGGCGTCCTCGGCAACGCCGAGTCGCACCGCGACGACTCCTTCGCGCCCGGCGTCATGGCCAACCTGCTGGAAGGCCCCGTCTACACCAAGCCGCCGCGGTGGCGCGACCGGGAGATCCCGGACGTGCTGCTCAGCGGCCACCACGGGAAGATCGCCCGCTGGCGGCGCGACGAGGCGCTGCGGCGCACCACCGCCAGCCGGCCCGACCTGATCGAGCGCTGCGATCCCGGGGCCTTCGACAAGAAGGACCGCGAGATGCTGTCCATCCTGGGCTGGGAGCCCGACCCGGACGGGAAGCCGTACGGTCGATTTTGGCGCAGGACCGACGGCGTGGAAGAATAG
- the lepB gene encoding signal peptidase I: MSGQSTTRTVPGSSGPGGARAGGRTGQRLSGLAVALGMVLFLGGFAWGAVLYLPYTVPTTSMAPTIGAGDRVLAQRIDGDEVRRGDVVVFKDATWSNVPMVKRVVAVGGDTVSCCQDGKLEVNGKEIDEPYLPEGSAAEFGNIPEVVVPKGRLFLLGDERSGSLDSTAHLSDAASGTVSRGAVQARVDAVVWPMNGMLEEPAGFEELGALSSPGPLRTVAGLVVAGAVLILGGAAYGPLAKRAGAFRSRANAGTAGAR; this comes from the coding sequence ATGAGTGGTCAGAGCACGACACGTACGGTCCCCGGCAGCAGCGGCCCGGGCGGCGCCCGGGCGGGCGGCCGGACCGGTCAGCGGCTGTCCGGACTGGCCGTGGCCCTGGGCATGGTGCTGTTCCTCGGCGGGTTCGCCTGGGGCGCGGTGCTGTACCTGCCGTACACCGTGCCCACCACGTCCATGGCGCCGACCATCGGTGCCGGTGACCGGGTGCTGGCCCAGCGCATCGACGGGGACGAGGTCCGCCGCGGCGACGTCGTCGTCTTCAAGGACGCGACCTGGTCGAACGTCCCCATGGTGAAGCGTGTGGTCGCCGTCGGCGGCGACACGGTCTCCTGCTGCCAGGACGGCAAGCTGGAGGTCAACGGCAAGGAGATCGACGAGCCCTATCTGCCCGAGGGCTCGGCGGCCGAGTTCGGCAACATCCCCGAGGTGGTCGTGCCGAAGGGGCGCCTCTTCCTGCTCGGTGACGAGCGCTCCGGATCGCTGGACTCCACCGCCCATCTGAGCGACGCCGCCAGCGGCACCGTCTCGCGCGGAGCGGTCCAGGCCCGGGTCGACGCCGTGGTCTGGCCGATGAACGGCATGCTGGAGGAGCCCGCCGGCTTCGAGGAGCTCGGCGCCCTCTCCTCGCCCGGCCCGCTCAGGACGGTCGCCGGGCTGGTGGTCGCCGGTGCCGTGCTCATCCTCGGTGGGGCCGCCTACGGTCCCCTCGCCAAGCGGGCGGGCGCGTTCCGGTCCCGTGCGAACGCCGGGACCGCCGGTGCCCGCTGA
- the lepB gene encoding signal peptidase I, with amino-acid sequence MGDAAVGARSGREGEEHRGRPAETAPPAADETATPGKHSPESGGDGPSDGQPPTARGGPGGGGAPEAKQPRSFWKELPILIGIALVLALLIKTFLVQAFSIPSDSMQNTLQQGDRVLVDKLTPWFGSEPERGEVVVFHDPDNWLAGEPTPNPNPLQKVLSWIGLMPSAEEKDLIKRVIGVGGDTVECNGTGPLKVNGKTLTESYVYPGNTPCSQDDQGGQFKVKVPEGHIWVMGDHRQNSRDSRYNQGDKNHGMVPVDKVVGRAVVIAWPINRWTNLPVPDTFDQPGLSAGSPSAAVLTAAPQGLALAGAVPLVLWRRRRSGDGGGS; translated from the coding sequence GTGGGGGATGCGGCGGTTGGCGCACGGTCCGGGCGCGAGGGCGAGGAGCACCGCGGGCGTCCCGCGGAGACGGCCCCTCCCGCGGCGGACGAGACCGCGACCCCCGGGAAGCACTCCCCGGAGAGCGGCGGGGACGGACCCTCGGACGGTCAGCCCCCCACGGCGCGCGGAGGACCGGGTGGCGGCGGCGCCCCTGAGGCGAAGCAGCCCCGCTCCTTCTGGAAGGAACTGCCGATCCTGATCGGCATCGCCCTGGTGCTGGCGCTGCTGATCAAGACGTTCCTGGTGCAGGCGTTCTCGATCCCCTCCGACTCGATGCAGAACACCCTCCAGCAGGGTGACCGGGTGCTGGTCGACAAGCTCACCCCCTGGTTCGGCTCCGAGCCCGAGCGCGGCGAGGTCGTCGTCTTCCACGACCCCGACAACTGGCTGGCCGGGGAGCCGACGCCCAACCCGAACCCGCTGCAGAAGGTCCTCAGCTGGATCGGCCTGATGCCGTCCGCGGAGGAGAAGGACCTGATCAAGCGGGTCATCGGCGTCGGCGGCGACACGGTCGAGTGCAATGGCACCGGCCCGCTGAAGGTCAACGGCAAGACGCTGACCGAGTCGTACGTCTACCCCGGCAACACCCCGTGCAGCCAGGACGACCAGGGCGGCCAGTTCAAGGTCAAGGTGCCCGAGGGCCACATCTGGGTCATGGGCGACCACCGGCAGAACAGCCGGGACTCGCGGTACAACCAGGGCGACAAGAACCACGGCATGGTCCCGGTGGACAAGGTCGTCGGCCGTGCCGTCGTCATCGCCTGGCCGATCAACCGCTGGACCAACCTGCCCGTGCCTGACACCTTCGACCAGCCCGGTCTGTCCGCCGGGTCGCCGTCCGCCGCCGTGCTGACGGCGGCGCCCCAGGGACTCGCGCTCGCCGGCGCGGTGCCGCTGGTGCTCTGGCGGCGTCGGCGGTCCGGTGACGGCGGGGGCAGCTGA
- a CDS encoding YifB family Mg chelatase-like AAA ATPase, translated as MGFARTCAVTLVGVEGVVVEVQADLEPGVAAFTLVGLPDKSLTESRDRVRAAVVNSGGEWPQKKLTVGLSPASVPKAGSGFDIAVACAVLGAAERIDPRVLADLVMIGELGLDGRVRPVRGILPAVLAAADAGYEQVVVPECSAAEASLVPGVSVLGIRSLRQLIAVLTDEPVPEETEEPPGPEPLLAGLRAPGTGADIGIHAVGAQDHGHDLADVVGQRSARTAVEVAAAGGHHLFLEGPPGAGKTMLAERLPSILPPLDRQASLEVTAVHSVAGLLPPGKPLIDTAPYCAPHHSATMQALVGGGPGTARPGAVSLSHRGVLFLDETPEFSSRALDALRQPLEAGHVVIARSAGVVRFPARFLMVLAANPCPCGRFSQTNDRCDCPPSAIRRYQARLSGPLLDRVDLRVEVDRVTRTELTAAGVPGETTATVADRVRAARDRAATRLTGTPWRSNSEIPGRELRSRWRAALGAMDDAERSLERGVLTARGLDRVLRVAWTVADLAGHDRPDATDVALALQLRTGVPRGVPMAIGAAV; from the coding sequence ATGGGATTCGCCCGTACGTGCGCGGTCACGCTGGTGGGCGTCGAGGGCGTCGTCGTGGAGGTCCAGGCCGACCTGGAGCCCGGGGTGGCGGCCTTCACGCTGGTGGGACTGCCGGACAAGAGCCTGACGGAGAGCCGGGACCGGGTCAGGGCCGCGGTGGTCAACTCCGGCGGCGAGTGGCCGCAGAAGAAGCTCACCGTGGGACTCAGCCCGGCGTCGGTGCCGAAGGCGGGCAGCGGGTTCGACATCGCGGTCGCCTGCGCGGTGCTCGGCGCCGCCGAGCGCATCGATCCGCGGGTGCTCGCCGACCTCGTCATGATCGGCGAACTGGGGCTGGACGGCAGGGTGCGGCCGGTGCGCGGCATCCTCCCGGCGGTACTGGCCGCGGCGGACGCGGGATACGAGCAGGTGGTGGTGCCGGAGTGCTCCGCCGCCGAGGCCTCACTGGTACCGGGCGTGTCCGTGCTGGGCATCCGCAGCCTGCGCCAGCTGATCGCCGTGCTCACCGACGAGCCCGTGCCCGAGGAGACCGAGGAGCCCCCGGGCCCCGAGCCGCTGCTGGCCGGACTGCGCGCCCCCGGCACCGGGGCGGACATCGGTATCCACGCCGTAGGGGCGCAGGACCACGGCCACGACCTCGCGGACGTCGTGGGCCAGCGGTCGGCGCGGACGGCGGTGGAGGTGGCCGCGGCGGGCGGACACCATCTCTTCCTCGAAGGCCCGCCCGGCGCCGGCAAAACCATGCTCGCGGAGCGCCTGCCGTCGATCCTGCCGCCGCTGGACCGGCAGGCCTCGCTCGAGGTGACGGCCGTGCACTCGGTGGCCGGACTGCTGCCCCCGGGCAAGCCCCTGATCGACACGGCCCCCTACTGCGCCCCGCACCACTCGGCCACCATGCAGGCACTCGTCGGCGGCGGCCCCGGTACGGCCCGGCCGGGAGCGGTCTCCCTCTCGCACCGCGGCGTGCTCTTCCTGGACGAGACCCCGGAGTTCAGCAGCCGGGCCCTGGACGCGCTGCGCCAGCCGCTGGAGGCCGGGCATGTGGTCATCGCGCGCAGCGCGGGCGTGGTGCGCTTCCCGGCGCGCTTCCTGATGGTGCTCGCCGCCAACCCGTGCCCCTGCGGACGCTTCTCGCAGACGAACGACCGGTGCGACTGCCCGCCCTCCGCGATCCGCCGCTACCAGGCCAGGCTGTCCGGGCCCCTGCTCGACCGGGTCGACCTGCGGGTCGAGGTGGACCGCGTCACGCGCACCGAACTGACGGCGGCCGGCGTCCCGGGCGAGACCACCGCCACCGTCGCCGACCGCGTGCGGGCGGCCCGGGACCGCGCGGCGACGCGGCTCACCGGCACCCCGTGGCGCAGCAACAGCGAGATCCCCGGACGGGAGCTGCGCAGCCGCTGGCGCGCCGCCCTCGGCGCCATGGACGACGCCGAGCGGAGCCTGGAGCGGGGTGTGCTCACCGCGCGGGGCCTCGACCGGGTGCTGCGGGTCGCCTGGACCGTCGCCGACCTGGCAGGCCACGACCGGCCCGACGCCACCGACGTCGCCCTCGCCCTGCAACTGCGCACCGGCGTACCGCGCGGCGTGCCCATGGCCATCGGGGCGGCGGTATGA
- a CDS encoding DUF2469 domain-containing protein: MSAEDLEKYETEMELKLYREYRDVVGLFKFVIETERRFYLTNDYEMQVHSVQGEVFFEVTMADAWVWDMYRPARFVKQVRVLTFKDVNIEELNKSDLELPGG; this comes from the coding sequence ATGAGCGCCGAGGACCTCGAGAAGTACGAGACCGAGATGGAGCTGAAGCTCTACCGGGAGTACCGCGATGTCGTCGGTCTGTTCAAATTCGTGATCGAAACCGAGCGGCGCTTCTATCTCACCAACGACTACGAGATGCAGGTGCACTCGGTCCAGGGTGAAGTGTTCTTCGAGGTGACGATGGCGGACGCCTGGGTGTGGGACATGTACCGGCCGGCCCGCTTCGTGAAGCAGGTGCGGGTGCTGACGTTCAAGGACGTGAACATCGAGGAGCTCAACAAGAGCGATCTCGAGCTGCCGGGCGGCTGA